Genomic segment of Pseudomonas iranensis:
TGGGTGGCGATGGACACGAACTCATCGCTGCGATGGCTCATTTCCATGACCGACAGACCCTTGCCGTGCCAATCAAGGAGTTCACCCTGGGCGCGCTGCAGGACAGCTTCAGGCAGCGCCGCCGGACCGGCGCAGAAGTTATAGGCTCGCTTGCTCACATCCAATCTCGCTCTGATTTGGTGGTATCACGCAATAAATCACACTACCGATCAACATGGCCCTGTGGGAGCGAGCCTGCTCGCGAATGCATCACCGCGGTGCTTCAGAGGTACCGCAGCGCCTGCTTTCGCGAGCAGGCTCGCTCCCACAGGGGATCTCCATGATGTCGAAAATTCATAGCGGACAAATAACAAGGGGGCGAATTCTCATCCGCCCCCTCGTTTGTCCGCTTATTCCTGCGGTTCTTCGTCTGCTGCGGCGTCGAGTTGCTGGTCTTCACCCGCTTCGTCGATACCGACGCTGCCTGCGATTTCCTCGCCCTCTTCACCTTCGAGCTCTTCGCCTTCGATTTCCGAAGGCTCCTGAACCCGCTCCAGCCCGACCAGGGTTTCATCCTTGGCCAGCTTGATCAGCGTCACGCCCTGAGTGTTACGACCCAGGCTCGATACTTCGTCGACACGGGTACGCACCAGGGTGCCCTGATCGGAGATCAGCATGATTTCTTCACCGTCGAGCACCTGAACTGCGCCGACCAGACGGCCGTTACGCTCGTTGCTGACCATGGCGATCACGCCCTGACCGCCACGCTTGTACTCAGGGAACTCAGTGATCGCGGTGCGCTTGCCATAACCACGCTCGGAAGCAGTGAGGATCTGGCTGCCTTCTTCCGGAATCAGCATGGAAATCAGCTTCTGCCCTTCCGGCAGACGCATGCCGCGCACGCCGCGAGCGGTACGGCCCATGGCACGCACGTCGGACTCTTTGAAGCGGGTGACCTTGCCGCCGTCGGAGAACAGCATCACTTCGCGCTCGCCATCGGTGATGGCCGCAGAGATCAGCACGTCGCCTTCGTCCAGCTCCAGCGCGATCAGACCGACGCTGCGCTGACGGCTGAAGGATTCCAGCGGGGTCTTCTTCACGGTGCCGTTGGCGGTGGCCATGAAGATGTAGTGACCTTCGGTGTATTCCTCGACCGGCAGCATGGTGGTGATGTATTCACCGTCATCCAGCGGCAGCAGATTGACCAGCGGACGACCACGGGCCGCGCGGGATGCCTCCGGAATCTCGTAGGTCTTGAGCCAGTAAACCTTGCCCTTGCTGGAGAACAGCAGCAGCGTGGTGTGGCTGTTGGCAACCAGCAAGTGAGCGATGTAGTCCTCGTCCTTGACGCCGGTGGCCGATTTACCTTTGCCGCCACGACGCTGAGCCTGGTAAGCAGCCAGCGGCTGGGTCTTGGCGTAGCCACCGTGGGAGATGGTCACGACGCGTTCTTCTTCCGGGATCATGTCACCCAGGGTCAGGTCGAGACGGGCATCGAGGATTTCGGTGCGGCGCACGTCGCCGTATTCGGCGCGGATCACTTCCAGTTCTTCGCGGATCACTTCCATCAGGCGCACAGCGCTGTTGAGGATGCGGATCAGCTCGCCGATCTGGTTGAGAATCTCTTGATACTCGGCCAGCAGCTTCTCGTGTTCCAGACCGGTCAGACGGTGCAGGCGCAGTTCGAGAATGGCTTGCGCCTGTTCTGGCGAGAGGAAGTACTTGCCTTCACGCAGACCGTATTGCGGATCGAGATTTTCCGGACGGCACGAATCGGCACCGGCACGTTCAACCATCGCCACCACGGCCGAGGATTCCCAAGGCGTGCTGATCAGCGCTTCCTTGGCTTCCGACGGCGTTGGCGACGCCTTGATCAGGGCGATTACCGGATCGATGTTCGACAGCGCAACAGCCTGACCTTCGAGAATGTGCCCACGCTCGCGCGCCTTGCGCAATTCGAACACGGTACGGCGGGTAACCACTTCGCGACGGTGACGGACGAAGGCTTCCAGCAGATCCTTGAGGTTGAGGATGCGTGGGCGGCCGTCGATCAGCGCGACGATGTTGATACCGAACACCGATTGCAGCTGGGTCTGGGCGTAGAGGTTGTTGAGGATCACCTCAGGCACTTCGCCGCGACGCAGCTCGATGACGACGCGCATACCGTCCTTGTCGGACTCGTCGCGCAGCTCGGTGATGCCTTCGAGCTTCTTCTCTTTGACCAGCTCGGCGATCTTCTCGATCAGACGCGCCTTGTTCAGCTGGTAAGGCAGTTCGGTGATGACGATCTGCTGACGGCCACCCACCTTGTCGATGTCTTCGATGATCGAGCGGGCACGCATGTAAATGCGCCCGCGACCGGTGCGGTAGGCTTCGATGATGCCGGCGCGACCGTTGATGATCGCAGCCGTCGGGAAGTCCGGACCGGGAATGTATTGCATCAGCTCATCGACGGTCAGCTCAGGGTTGTCGATGAGGGCCAGGCAACCGTCGATGACTTCACCGAGGTTATGCGGCGGAATGTTGGTCGCCATGCCCACGGCGATACCGCTGGAACCGTTGACCAGCAGGTTCGGCACGCGGGTCGGCATGACCGCCGGGATCAGTTCGGTGCCGTCGTAGTTCGGCACCCAGTCCACGGTTTCCTTGTGCAGGTCAGCCAGCAGCTCGTGCGCCAGCTTGGTCATGCGCACTTCGGTGTATCGCATGGCCGCAGCGTTGTCGCCGTCGACCGAACCGAAGTTGCCCTGGCCGTCGACCAGCAGGTAGCGCAGGGAGAAAGGCTGGGCCATGCGAACGATGGTGTCGTACACGGCAGTGTCACCGTGCGGGTGATACTTACCGATCACGTCGCCGACGACACGGGCAGATTTCTTGTACGGCTTGTTGTAGTCGTTGCCCAGCTCGCTCATCGCGAACAGTACGCGACGGTGCACGGGCTTGAGGCCATCGCGCGCATCCGGCAGTGCACGGCCGACGATCACGCTCATTGCGTAGTCGAGGTAGGACTGTTTCAGCTCGTCTTCGATATTGACCGGGAGGATTTCTTTGGCCAGTTCGCCCATGAGAAGCCTGATTCCTTTTTCTGGTGAAACTTCGTCATATCCATGTGGGAG
This window contains:
- the gyrA gene encoding DNA gyrase subunit A, encoding MGELAKEILPVNIEDELKQSYLDYAMSVIVGRALPDARDGLKPVHRRVLFAMSELGNDYNKPYKKSARVVGDVIGKYHPHGDTAVYDTIVRMAQPFSLRYLLVDGQGNFGSVDGDNAAAMRYTEVRMTKLAHELLADLHKETVDWVPNYDGTELIPAVMPTRVPNLLVNGSSGIAVGMATNIPPHNLGEVIDGCLALIDNPELTVDELMQYIPGPDFPTAAIINGRAGIIEAYRTGRGRIYMRARSIIEDIDKVGGRQQIVITELPYQLNKARLIEKIAELVKEKKLEGITELRDESDKDGMRVVIELRRGEVPEVILNNLYAQTQLQSVFGINIVALIDGRPRILNLKDLLEAFVRHRREVVTRRTVFELRKARERGHILEGQAVALSNIDPVIALIKASPTPSEAKEALISTPWESSAVVAMVERAGADSCRPENLDPQYGLREGKYFLSPEQAQAILELRLHRLTGLEHEKLLAEYQEILNQIGELIRILNSAVRLMEVIREELEVIRAEYGDVRRTEILDARLDLTLGDMIPEEERVVTISHGGYAKTQPLAAYQAQRRGGKGKSATGVKDEDYIAHLLVANSHTTLLLFSSKGKVYWLKTYEIPEASRAARGRPLVNLLPLDDGEYITTMLPVEEYTEGHYIFMATANGTVKKTPLESFSRQRSVGLIALELDEGDVLISAAITDGEREVMLFSDGGKVTRFKESDVRAMGRTARGVRGMRLPEGQKLISMLIPEEGSQILTASERGYGKRTAITEFPEYKRGGQGVIAMVSNERNGRLVGAVQVLDGEEIMLISDQGTLVRTRVDEVSSLGRNTQGVTLIKLAKDETLVGLERVQEPSEIEGEELEGEEGEEIAGSVGIDEAGEDQQLDAAADEEPQE